In Pseudobacter ginsenosidimutans, the following are encoded in one genomic region:
- a CDS encoding DUF4145 domain-containing protein, with translation MVFECVKCDLTVKGELVAEYSYSLDDIFFEKTKYTILKCPQCFGPAIVKSEGELQRDGDYDWRRSQIFPQEEFHVNPAIPQKLRDALLESLKCYRGKSFTGTAVMCRRTLEGFCREKDINESNLLKGLQKLKENGEINDQLYEWADQLRLTGNEAAHNIDSVFTAEDAKNIVEFTIAILDFSYSFKDKFSNFKNRINR, from the coding sequence ATGGTTTTTGAATGTGTAAAATGCGATTTAACCGTAAAAGGAGAATTGGTAGCAGAATATTCGTATTCTCTGGACGATATTTTTTTTGAAAAAACTAAATACACTATTCTGAAATGCCCACAATGTTTTGGACCGGCAATCGTAAAATCAGAAGGAGAATTACAGCGGGACGGTGATTATGATTGGAGGCGTTCACAAATATTCCCTCAGGAGGAGTTCCATGTAAATCCTGCAATACCTCAAAAGCTAAGGGATGCCTTATTGGAAAGCCTTAAATGCTATAGAGGAAAGTCATTTACGGGAACTGCAGTAATGTGTAGAAGGACTTTAGAAGGTTTTTGCAGGGAAAAAGATATAAATGAAAGTAATTTATTAAAAGGGCTCCAAAAGTTGAAAGAGAATGGAGAGATCAATGATCAGTTGTATGAATGGGCAGATCAACTGAGGCTGACCGGCAATGAAGCGGCTCATAACATTGATAGTGTCTTTACCGCTGAGGATGCAAAAAATATTGTTGAGTTTACCATTGCAATACTTGATTTCAGTTATTCTTTCAAGGATAAATTTTCAAATTTTAAAAACCGGATAAATCGGTAA
- the hisG gene encoding ATP phosphoribosyltransferase yields the protein MDQTKLRIAIQKSGRLYEDSVQLLKECGIDLRNVKDRLKTESDNFPLEVFFLRDDDIPQYVEDGVADIGIVGENVLLEKNKQAAVVEKLGFGKCRLSVAIPRAMEYEGVASLQGKRIATSYPFLVNKWLNENLVQAEIHEISGSVEIAPGIGLADVVADLVSSGSTLFMNGLKEVESILQSQSVLIKNNGLGKEQEQLLERLLFRIRAVKKAKRNKYVLMNAPNDKLKAIISLLPGMRSPTVLPLAEEGWSSVHSVLSEDRFWDIIEELKAAGAEGILVVPIEKMVN from the coding sequence ATGGATCAGACTAAACTCCGCATCGCAATTCAGAAATCAGGCAGGCTGTATGAAGACTCAGTGCAGCTGCTGAAGGAATGCGGTATCGACCTGCGCAATGTAAAAGACAGGCTGAAGACGGAATCAGACAATTTTCCGCTTGAAGTGTTCTTTCTTCGTGATGATGATATTCCCCAATATGTGGAAGATGGTGTGGCTGATATTGGTATCGTGGGCGAGAATGTGCTCCTGGAAAAGAACAAGCAGGCAGCCGTGGTGGAAAAACTGGGATTTGGTAAATGCCGTCTTTCTGTTGCCATTCCCCGCGCCATGGAATACGAAGGCGTGGCCTCTCTCCAGGGAAAACGCATCGCTACCAGCTATCCTTTCCTGGTGAACAAATGGCTTAATGAAAACCTGGTGCAGGCGGAGATCCACGAGATCAGTGGTTCGGTGGAGATAGCTCCCGGTATTGGCCTGGCCGATGTAGTGGCCGATCTGGTGAGCAGCGGATCAACACTTTTCATGAACGGATTGAAAGAAGTGGAATCCATTCTGCAATCGCAGTCTGTACTGATCAAAAATAATGGACTGGGCAAAGAGCAGGAGCAATTGCTGGAGCGTTTACTTTTCCGTATTCGCGCGGTAAAAAAAGCAAAACGCAACAAATACGTATTGATGAATGCGCCGAATGATAAACTGAAAGCGATCATCAGCCTGCTCCCGGGAATGCGCAGCCCAACTGTGCTTCCACTTGCTGAAGAAGGATGGAGCAGTGTTCACAGCGTACTGAGCGAAGACAGGTTCTGGGATATCATCGAAGAACTGAAAGCCGCCGGAGCCGAAGGCATTTTGGTAGTTCCCATCGAAAAAATGGTGAATTAA
- a CDS encoding glycoside hydrolase family 16 protein, whose product MNPRQFFLSLMAAIAISTVSSAQTVPTVPSGPQPVWADEFNYTGLPDSSKWSYDVGGHGWGNDEWQFYTKGRKENVWVENGKLVIEARKENFEGRNFTSTRLISKGKGDWQYGRIEVRAKLPRGRGTWPAIWMLASTDTARWPDDGEIDIMEHVGYNQGIIHGTVHTKKYYHSIGTQKGDTIPVPDASEKFHVYAVDWNADSIRISVDNKTYFTFHNEHTGNDAWPFDKKFHLLLNIAVGGSWADKKEWMKLYSLPGWKLTM is encoded by the coding sequence ATGAACCCCAGGCAATTTTTCTTATCCCTGATGGCTGCAATAGCTATTTCCACGGTATCCAGCGCACAGACTGTTCCTACAGTACCCTCCGGTCCACAGCCCGTTTGGGCCGATGAATTCAATTATACCGGCCTGCCGGATTCCAGCAAATGGAGCTACGATGTAGGCGGCCATGGCTGGGGCAACGATGAATGGCAGTTCTATACCAAAGGCAGGAAAGAAAATGTATGGGTCGAAAATGGAAAACTCGTGATCGAAGCGCGCAAGGAAAATTTTGAAGGCAGGAATTTCACTTCCACACGACTTATATCGAAAGGAAAAGGCGACTGGCAATACGGAAGGATCGAAGTACGCGCAAAATTACCCAGGGGCAGGGGCACCTGGCCTGCCATCTGGATGCTTGCCAGTACGGATACCGCCAGGTGGCCTGATGATGGTGAGATCGATATCATGGAACATGTTGGCTATAACCAGGGCATTATTCACGGTACCGTACATACGAAGAAATATTATCATAGTATCGGCACACAAAAAGGCGATACCATTCCCGTTCCCGATGCATCAGAGAAATTCCACGTGTATGCAGTGGACTGGAATGCAGATTCAATTCGTATAAGTGTAGACAATAAAACCTATTTCACTTTCCATAATGAACATACGGGCAATGATGCCTGGCCCTTCGATAAGAAATTCCATTTGCTGCTCAATATCGCTGTGGGCGGCTCCTGGGCGGACAAAAAGGAGTGGATGAAACTGTATTCCCTGCCAGGATGGAAATTGACTATGTAA
- a CDS encoding beta-N-acetylhexosaminidase, producing MKKITIAFALFVCSFAAIAQTMPAIIPQPETYTLQTGSWELNAQSRIEATGKEAFRVAELLAAQLRPVTGYGLPLANGLTKTIKTNLIALELNSKEDAALGKEGYSLQVNNKGVFIKANQPAGLFYGVQTLLQLFPKEIAGKSLVKKASWSLPALSISDKPRFGWRGLMLDVSRHFFTKAEVKEFIDNMVKYKYNLLHWHLTDDQGWRIEIKSLPKLTTVGAWRVDKTGTWGTFSRPEPNEPKTYGGFYTQEDIKEIVQYAADRFVNILPEVDVPGHSSAAIESYPQLANFPENTRVNSGEKLMNWLGGGKFTAIYDNSLNPAGEFTYEFLDKVFTEVAALFPFEYIHMGGDECAKNFWEQSDAVKQLMQKENLKDMHEVQSYFVKRVSKIISAKGKKMIGWDEILEGGLAPNAAVMSWRGVKGGLEAIKLGHEVVMSPNTNAYIDFMQGDASIEPPVYSSLRLKTAYEMEPVPPGADPKLVKGGQANLWTEQVYNTRHMQYMVWPRAFAIAECLWSPKEKRNWNNFVSRTESHFDRFDEAQIKYAPSMYDAIVKPVYDTTSKVLKVDLSTEVEGLDIYYSWDNSFPDRYYPRYTQTLVAPKDASTLKIITYRGKQEIGRMMVIPVADLQKRGAKK from the coding sequence ATGAAAAAAATCACTATTGCGTTTGCGTTGTTTGTCTGCTCATTTGCAGCTATAGCCCAGACGATGCCTGCGATCATTCCGCAGCCTGAAACGTATACCCTTCAAACGGGTTCCTGGGAACTGAATGCACAGAGTCGTATCGAAGCTACCGGTAAAGAAGCTTTCCGCGTGGCTGAACTGCTGGCAGCACAACTGCGCCCTGTTACGGGGTATGGACTGCCGCTCGCCAATGGCCTTACCAAAACCATCAAAACAAATCTCATTGCTCTTGAGCTCAATTCAAAAGAAGATGCTGCATTGGGTAAGGAAGGCTATTCATTACAGGTGAACAACAAAGGCGTATTCATCAAGGCCAATCAGCCTGCCGGTCTTTTTTATGGCGTGCAAACGCTCCTGCAATTATTCCCTAAAGAGATCGCTGGTAAGAGCCTCGTCAAAAAAGCCAGCTGGAGCCTGCCGGCCCTCAGCATTTCCGACAAACCAAGATTCGGCTGGCGCGGACTGATGCTGGATGTGAGCCGTCACTTTTTCACCAAGGCTGAAGTGAAGGAATTCATCGACAATATGGTGAAGTACAAATACAATCTTCTGCACTGGCATCTCACAGACGACCAGGGCTGGAGGATCGAAATAAAATCATTGCCCAAACTTACTACCGTAGGCGCATGGCGTGTAGACAAGACCGGTACATGGGGCACTTTCAGCAGGCCCGAACCGAATGAGCCCAAAACTTATGGCGGTTTCTATACGCAGGAAGATATCAAAGAGATCGTGCAGTATGCCGCCGACCGTTTCGTGAATATCCTTCCCGAAGTGGATGTACCTGGTCACAGCAGCGCTGCTATCGAGAGTTATCCTCAGCTTGCCAACTTCCCTGAGAACACACGCGTGAACTCTGGTGAGAAACTGATGAACTGGCTCGGTGGCGGAAAATTCACTGCCATCTATGATAACAGTCTGAACCCGGCAGGAGAGTTCACTTACGAATTCCTGGACAAAGTGTTCACTGAAGTAGCGGCGCTCTTTCCCTTCGAATACATACATATGGGAGGAGACGAGTGCGCGAAAAATTTCTGGGAGCAGAGCGATGCAGTGAAACAACTCATGCAGAAAGAGAATCTGAAAGACATGCATGAAGTACAAAGCTATTTTGTAAAACGTGTATCGAAGATCATCAGTGCTAAGGGTAAGAAGATGATCGGTTGGGATGAGATCCTGGAAGGCGGCCTGGCGCCGAATGCAGCTGTGATGAGCTGGCGTGGTGTGAAAGGCGGACTGGAAGCCATCAAGCTTGGTCATGAAGTGGTGATGAGCCCCAATACCAATGCGTATATCGATTTCATGCAGGGCGATGCCAGCATTGAGCCTCCGGTATACAGTTCGCTCAGACTGAAGACTGCTTACGAAATGGAACCGGTTCCACCCGGCGCTGATCCAAAGCTGGTGAAAGGCGGACAGGCAAATCTATGGACAGAACAGGTGTACAACACCCGCCATATGCAATACATGGTTTGGCCCCGCGCATTTGCCATTGCTGAATGTTTGTGGAGCCCGAAAGAAAAAAGGAACTGGAATAATTTCGTATCCCGTACTGAATCACATTTTGATCGTTTCGATGAAGCGCAGATCAAATATGCTCCGAGCATGTACGATGCCATTGTGAAACCAGTATACGATACAACTTCCAAAGTGCTGAAGGTTGATCTGAGTACAGAAGTGGAAGGACTGGATATTTATTACAGCTGGGACAATTCTTTCCCGGACCGTTATTATCCCAGGTATACACAAACGCTGGTAGCACCTAAAGATGCTTCAACATTGAAAATAATTACTTATCGCGGAAAGCAGGAAATCGGCCGTATGATGGTGATTCCTGTTGCTGATCTGCAGAAACGCGGCGCCAAAAAATAA
- the hisD gene encoding histidinol dehydrogenase, with protein MVHYTFQFDKAQLDSLQVPAADFEEAEQLLSAELKQAILTAKDNISIFHSKQVSAPEIIETMPGIKCWRKSVGIERVGLYIPGGSAPLFSTILMLGVPASIAGCREIVLCSPPDQNGKLHPAILFAAKTVGVTKVFRIGGVQAIGAMAYGTGSVPQVYKIFGPGNQYVTCAKQLVQQEGLAIDMPAGPSEVAVYADETAPPAYIAADLLSQAEHGADSQVLLVTCSEKLVKQVEQAVNEQLSALPRKEIAAKALENSKLIVVRTEEEAMGLLNAYAAEHLILSCSNAEALAEKVINAGSVFIGNYSPESVGDYASGTNHTLPTNGYARAYSGVSVDSFVRKITFQQLSNDGLQRIGQTVIEMAEAEGLQAHANAVRVRLK; from the coding sequence GTGGTGCACTACACTTTTCAGTTCGATAAAGCGCAGCTGGATTCTTTACAGGTTCCTGCTGCAGATTTTGAGGAGGCTGAACAATTATTGTCCGCTGAACTGAAACAGGCCATCCTCACCGCGAAAGACAATATCTCCATTTTCCATAGCAAACAGGTTTCCGCTCCTGAGATCATCGAGACCATGCCCGGCATTAAATGCTGGCGCAAAAGCGTGGGCATAGAACGCGTGGGACTGTACATTCCCGGCGGATCTGCACCGCTGTTCTCCACCATCCTGATGCTTGGCGTTCCTGCTTCGATTGCAGGTTGCCGTGAGATCGTTCTTTGTTCTCCTCCTGATCAGAATGGAAAACTGCACCCTGCAATTTTGTTTGCTGCAAAAACTGTTGGAGTAACAAAAGTATTCCGTATTGGCGGGGTGCAGGCTATTGGCGCAATGGCTTATGGTACAGGATCTGTTCCGCAGGTATACAAAATATTTGGCCCAGGTAACCAATACGTGACCTGCGCCAAACAACTGGTGCAGCAGGAAGGACTTGCCATCGATATGCCTGCCGGCCCGAGTGAAGTGGCTGTGTATGCTGATGAAACGGCGCCACCAGCCTATATTGCGGCAGACCTGCTCAGCCAGGCTGAACACGGGGCAGACAGCCAGGTATTGCTGGTGACATGCTCCGAAAAACTGGTAAAGCAGGTAGAACAGGCAGTGAATGAACAACTGAGCGCATTGCCGCGCAAAGAGATCGCTGCAAAGGCTTTAGAGAATAGTAAGCTGATAGTTGTTCGAACGGAAGAAGAGGCCATGGGTCTCCTCAACGCCTACGCTGCCGAGCACCTGATACTGAGTTGCAGCAATGCCGAAGCGCTGGCCGAAAAAGTGATCAATGCCGGTTCTGTTTTCATCGGTAATTATTCTCCTGAAAGTGTGGGGGATTATGCCAGTGGCACCAATCATACCCTCCCTACTAACGGATATGCAAGAGCGTACAGCGGTGTGAGTGTAGACAGTTTCGTGCGCAAGATCACTTTCCAGCAATTGAGCAATGATGGACTGCAGCGCATCGGCCAGACCGTTATTGAAATGGCGGAAGCCGAAGGTTTACAGGCCCATGCTAACGCCGTGCGTGTTCGATTAAAATAA
- a CDS encoding c-type cytochrome produces MKKVVFAAIAGIGLVILMAAQTKPAQTKPTQTIPGQTKPAAIAKKTMTDGKKVYDTYCLACHQADGGGVPRLNPPLQRTSFVLGDKKRLIEIVLKGMNEEIEIDGEVYDNNMSAHNFLTDQQVADVLTYVRNSFTNKASAVTPAEVKTVRSKLK; encoded by the coding sequence ATGAAGAAAGTAGTATTCGCAGCAATCGCGGGGATCGGACTGGTAATACTGATGGCCGCACAGACAAAGCCCGCGCAAACCAAACCAACACAGACAATACCCGGGCAGACAAAGCCCGCCGCCATAGCAAAAAAGACAATGACCGATGGAAAGAAAGTGTACGATACTTACTGTCTTGCCTGCCACCAGGCAGACGGAGGTGGCGTACCAAGACTGAATCCGCCATTGCAACGCACCAGTTTTGTGCTGGGTGATAAAAAAAGACTGATCGAAATTGTGTTGAAAGGAATGAATGAAGAGATCGAGATCGATGGGGAAGTGTACGACAATAATATGTCGGCTCACAATTTCCTTACCGATCAGCAGGTAGCCGATGTGCTGACCTATGTCCGCAACAGCTTTACCAATAAGGCCAGCGCGGTAACTCCAGCAGAAGTAAAAACAGTGCGGAGTAAGCTGAAGTAA
- a CDS encoding PQQ-dependent sugar dehydrogenase: MNAILKILPFAMLLSAQVFASDSTRVKKGKPKEENGGITLPKGFKALVVADNLGTVRHIVAQSNGDIYAKLDRVKNGKGILRLRDTNKDGVADEISGWGNYSGTGITIKNGYLYASSNTDVYRYKLNEKGDVIDTGKAENIITALINRRTHNTKSIVLDNDGNIYVNIGSPSNACQITDRTVGSPAMDPCPLLDSTGGIWQFKADQTGQSYHNGVKYATGIRNVVGLDWNQTTNQLYAMQHGRDMLNTLFPSMYNEEQSAELPAEELLRISKGDNYGWPYCYYDQFQQKKVLAPEYGGDGKKQDRCAGMNKPIYAFPGHWAPNALLFYTGNQFPEKYKNGAFVAFHGSWNRAPRPQTGYFVVFLPMKDGMPSGDYEIFADGFAGEKIDPKNARFRPCGLAQGPDGSLFISDDKKGRIWKVTYSNN; this comes from the coding sequence ATGAATGCGATCTTAAAAATACTGCCGTTTGCCATGCTGCTTTCCGCGCAGGTTTTTGCCAGTGATTCAACTCGTGTGAAAAAAGGAAAACCGAAAGAAGAGAATGGCGGCATCACGCTGCCCAAAGGCTTCAAGGCCCTGGTGGTGGCCGATAATCTCGGTACTGTGCGGCATATCGTTGCGCAATCCAATGGCGATATCTATGCAAAGCTGGACCGGGTGAAAAATGGAAAAGGTATCCTTCGTCTCCGCGACACCAATAAAGATGGCGTGGCTGATGAGATCTCCGGATGGGGCAATTACAGCGGTACCGGAATTACTATCAAGAACGGATACCTGTATGCATCATCCAACACTGATGTGTACCGTTACAAACTCAATGAAAAAGGTGATGTGATCGATACCGGCAAAGCCGAGAATATCATAACGGCATTGATCAACCGAAGAACGCACAATACCAAATCCATCGTGCTGGATAATGATGGAAATATCTATGTGAATATCGGTTCGCCATCCAACGCCTGCCAGATCACAGACCGCACAGTTGGTTCGCCTGCAATGGATCCTTGTCCTTTGTTGGATTCCACCGGCGGTATCTGGCAGTTCAAAGCCGATCAGACGGGTCAGTCCTATCACAATGGCGTGAAGTATGCTACCGGAATCCGCAACGTGGTTGGCCTCGATTGGAATCAGACCACCAATCAGCTTTACGCCATGCAGCATGGCCGCGATATGCTGAACACGCTCTTTCCATCCATGTACAACGAAGAGCAAAGCGCAGAGCTGCCTGCGGAAGAATTGCTGCGCATCAGCAAGGGCGATAATTATGGCTGGCCCTATTGTTATTACGACCAGTTCCAGCAGAAAAAAGTACTGGCCCCTGAATATGGCGGCGATGGGAAAAAACAGGACAGGTGTGCAGGCATGAACAAACCCATCTATGCATTTCCCGGTCACTGGGCGCCCAATGCATTACTGTTTTACACCGGTAACCAGTTTCCGGAAAAATATAAAAATGGAGCATTCGTAGCCTTCCACGGTTCATGGAACAGGGCTCCGAGGCCGCAGACAGGCTACTTTGTGGTGTTCCTTCCCATGAAAGATGGAATGCCCAGTGGCGATTACGAGATCTTTGCCGATGGATTTGCCGGTGAAAAGATCGATCCGAAAAATGCGCGCTTCCGTCCTTGCGGACTGGCGCAGGGGCCCGATGGCTCGCTCTTTATTTCGGATGACAAGAAAGGCAGGATCTGGAAAGTGACTTACAGTAACAACTAA
- the hisC gene encoding histidinol-phosphate transaminase encodes MSFNLDDLLRPNIKNLVPYSSARDEFKGEASIFLDANENAYGSPLTKWYNRYPDPLQLKVKDKLSEVKGVPAGNIFIGNGSDECIDILIRAFCEPGKDNIIICPPTYGMYEVSANINDVYIKKVPLTADFQLDLPAIEEAVDDNTKIIFLCSPNNPTGNSLNREDLEVILNNYWGIIALDEAYINFSRFRSFTQELEDYPNLVVMQTLSKAWGLAALRVGLAFASEPIINVMNKVKPPYNINQASQELTLKALEEVGMVNDMIREIVTQRGVLETELAKLPVVQKIYPSDANFLLVRVTDAKGIYKYLADKGVVVRDRSSVTLCEGCLRITVGTEAENKALLAYLQSYLA; translated from the coding sequence ATGAGCTTTAATCTCGATGATCTGTTAAGACCGAATATCAAGAATCTCGTTCCATATTCTTCTGCCCGCGATGAATTCAAAGGCGAAGCCAGCATCTTTCTCGATGCCAATGAAAACGCTTACGGCAGCCCACTCACGAAGTGGTATAACCGCTATCCCGATCCGCTGCAACTGAAAGTGAAAGATAAACTCAGCGAAGTGAAAGGTGTACCAGCCGGCAATATCTTCATCGGCAATGGCAGCGACGAATGTATCGATATCCTCATCCGTGCATTCTGCGAACCGGGTAAAGACAATATCATTATTTGTCCACCTACCTACGGAATGTACGAAGTGAGCGCCAATATCAATGATGTATACATCAAGAAAGTGCCGCTCACGGCTGATTTTCAGCTCGATCTTCCTGCTATCGAAGAAGCGGTGGACGACAATACCAAGATCATCTTTCTTTGCTCTCCCAATAACCCTACAGGGAATTCGCTCAACCGTGAAGACCTGGAAGTGATCCTCAACAATTACTGGGGCATCATAGCGCTGGATGAGGCCTATATAAATTTCTCACGTTTCCGGAGCTTCACGCAGGAGCTGGAAGATTATCCCAACCTGGTGGTGATGCAAACGTTGAGCAAAGCCTGGGGACTGGCGGCGCTGCGTGTTGGACTGGCTTTCGCTTCAGAGCCTATTATCAACGTGATGAACAAGGTGAAACCTCCCTACAATATCAACCAGGCATCGCAGGAACTGACCCTCAAAGCGCTGGAAGAAGTGGGAATGGTGAACGATATGATCCGCGAGATCGTAACACAGCGCGGCGTATTGGAAACTGAATTAGCCAAACTGCCTGTTGTACAAAAGATCTATCCTTCCGATGCCAATTTCCTGCTGGTGCGCGTAACGGATGCGAAAGGGATTTACAAATACCTGGCCGATAAGGGAGTGGTGGTGCGAGACAGAAGTTCCGTTACCCTTTGCGAAGGTTGCCTGCGCATCACGGTAGGAACAGAGGCAGAAAATAAAGCTCTATTGGCATACTTGCAAAGCTACTTGGCATAA
- the hisB gene encoding bifunctional histidinol-phosphatase/imidazoleglycerol-phosphate dehydratase HisB, translating to MKRILFIDRDGTLINEAPPTYQLDSFDKLTFYPKMFEYMGKIARELDYELVMVTNQDGLGTDSFPEDTFWPLHNLVMKSLEGEGIHFSAVHIDKSFPADNLPTRKPGTGMLTQYLNNPNYDIENSFVIGDRITDVQLAKNLGCRAIWLNGDASLGAAEISDQVAALQPVIALESVDWAEIYSFLKLGLRQVVHERNTNETQIKIELNLDGRGKAQIFTGLGFFDHMLDQIARHGKMDLTVRANGDLHIDEHHTIEDTGIALGEAFALALADKRGMERYGFALPMDDAEAKVLIDFGGRAWIVWNAEFKRERIGEMPTEMFFHFFKSFSDAARCNLQIECHGDNEHHKIEAIFKAFAKAIRMAVKRDPMSNHLPSTKGVL from the coding sequence ATGAAAAGGATTTTATTTATAGACCGTGATGGCACGCTCATCAATGAAGCGCCGCCCACCTATCAACTGGACTCATTCGATAAGCTGACTTTCTATCCCAAAATGTTTGAGTACATGGGGAAGATCGCCAGGGAACTGGATTATGAACTGGTAATGGTAACCAACCAGGATGGTCTGGGTACTGACAGTTTTCCTGAAGACACTTTCTGGCCGCTGCACAACCTGGTGATGAAAAGCCTGGAAGGTGAGGGGATTCACTTCAGCGCTGTGCATATCGATAAATCATTTCCGGCAGATAACCTGCCTACCCGCAAGCCCGGTACCGGTATGCTCACGCAGTACCTAAACAATCCCAATTACGATATCGAAAATTCTTTCGTGATCGGAGACCGCATCACCGATGTGCAACTGGCCAAGAACCTTGGCTGCAGGGCCATCTGGCTGAATGGCGATGCCAGTCTTGGCGCCGCCGAGATCAGTGACCAGGTGGCTGCGTTGCAACCAGTGATCGCGTTGGAGTCTGTTGATTGGGCGGAGATCTATTCTTTTCTCAAACTCGGACTGCGCCAGGTAGTGCACGAACGCAATACCAATGAAACGCAGATCAAGATAGAGCTCAACCTCGATGGAAGAGGCAAGGCGCAGATCTTTACAGGTCTTGGTTTCTTCGATCATATGCTGGACCAGATCGCACGACATGGGAAAATGGATTTGACTGTGCGGGCCAATGGTGATCTGCATATCGATGAGCATCATACCATCGAGGATACGGGCATTGCGCTGGGCGAGGCTTTTGCGCTGGCGCTGGCAGACAAGCGTGGCATGGAGCGTTATGGATTTGCTTTGCCAATGGATGATGCCGAAGCTAAAGTGCTGATCGATTTCGGAGGACGCGCCTGGATAGTTTGGAATGCAGAATTCAAACGCGAGCGCATTGGTGAAATGCCAACGGAAATGTTCTTCCATTTCTTCAAATCATTCTCCGATGCGGCGCGCTGTAATTTGCAGATCGAATGTCATGGAGACAATGAGCATCACAAAATAGAAGCTATTTTCAAGGCATTTGCGAAAGCCATCCGGATGGCCGTGAAACGCGATCCGATGAGCAATCATCTGCCGAGCACGAAGGGAGTACTGTAA
- a CDS encoding universal stress protein, which translates to MKKFLVPTDFSDTSKNAARFAVQAVANDQDATIILYNLHDLVAAGSDGSLLTETENDRMIVLTEALNNLKAELIALAPQAKIEIVAEAGSSLVDNLDRYVRHHGIDLVVMGITGATRLEQIFMGSNTLNLVDKGICPVMIIPPDATYHPIKNIALASDLKEVETTTPVAPIKAVLKLFNASLHVVNVDSEHYVDITDEYKAERVKLEKMFSGYNPEFYFIRQYDFQEAISQFSIDRAIDAIVIVPKRNSFLSGLFKTSHTKRLAYHSHIPIVAIHE; encoded by the coding sequence ATGAAAAAATTCCTCGTACCAACGGATTTTTCTGACACCTCTAAAAACGCTGCCAGGTTTGCCGTTCAGGCCGTAGCCAATGATCAGGACGCCACGATTATTCTGTACAATCTGCATGACTTAGTTGCTGCGGGCTCAGATGGTTCTTTGCTGACTGAAACAGAGAATGACCGGATGATTGTGCTGACCGAAGCACTTAACAACCTGAAAGCCGAACTCATTGCGCTGGCTCCTCAGGCAAAAATCGAAATCGTAGCTGAAGCAGGTTCATCCCTGGTGGATAACCTTGACCGATATGTGAGACATCATGGTATCGACCTGGTGGTGATGGGCATCACCGGCGCTACCCGTCTCGAACAGATCTTCATGGGAAGCAATACCCTCAACCTGGTTGATAAAGGTATCTGCCCGGTAATGATCATCCCTCCCGATGCCACTTACCACCCCATCAAGAACATCGCACTGGCTTCCGACCTCAAGGAAGTGGAAACCACAACGCCTGTAGCACCTATCAAGGCCGTGCTGAAACTCTTCAATGCCTCCCTGCACGTGGTGAATGTAGACAGTGAGCATTATGTGGACATCACCGATGAATACAAGGCAGAAAGGGTAAAACTGGAAAAAATGTTTAGCGGATACAACCCTGAGTTCTATTTTATCCGTCAATATGATTTTCAGGAAGCGATCAGCCAGTTCTCTATCGACAGGGCAATCGACGCCATTGTGATCGTTCCGAAACGCAACAGCTTCCTCAGCGGACTGTTCAAAACCAGTCATACGAAGAGACTGGCTTATCATAGCCATATTCCCATTGTGGCTATTCACGAATAA